The sequence CCCTATATCAAAAAAAATAACCGCTGGCACTAAGTACACAAATGGTGGCATAGTTTGCATAAAATCGAGTATCGGCATAACAATTTTATGTACTATGTCACTTCTGGCGGTAAGTATGCCAATTGGAATACCAATTATTAAAGCCAATATAGTCGCTGATAATACTAGAGCCAGTGTTTCCATAGAAGATTCCCACAATTGCAAATCATAAATTAACAATAATCCTAATGCTGAACCAACTGTTAATACAGCTCTTTTACTTACTAGCCAAACTAAAACCCCAAATATAATTATAAAAAACATTGGCGGTGCCAAAAGTAGAACTTTTAAAAAATTACCTACTAAAAAATTAATTGCGTCCGTAATAATATCAAAGAAGGGACCTAAATAAGCACTTATAAAATCTACTAAAAACTCAACCCAATCTCCAATAGGAATCTTAGGCAGCACTATCGTCCCCCCCCCTTCTGACAAGTCCGGCCAGAACAGCTCCACGAACAATTATCCCAACTAAACGATTATCATCATTTACTACTGCAATGGGGTATTTAGACTCTGCCGCCAGAGGCATTAAATCATTAATAGGCGTGTCAGGAGCGACTGTGGGCACATCTTTAATTAAAATACTGCTTAGATCTTCTCTTTTTTCTTGAATAGCTTGTAGAGCATCTTCAGCCATCACCAAACCGTACAGTTTTCTGTCTTTCCCAACTACAAAGACACTGGAAATACCATTCTCACGCATCAACCTTAAAGCAGATCTCGGCCCGTCTTTAATCTTTACTGTCGCATCCGGGCGCTTCATAACTCCTTCTGCAGTCAAAACTTTAGACATATCTACATCTTCAACAAATCTTTCTACGTATTCATTTGCAGGATTAGTTAATATTTCTTCGGGGGTACCAATCTGAACAATTGTTCCATCTTTCATTAGTGCTATGCGGTCACCAATTTTCAATGCCTCGTCAAGATCGTGGGTAACAAAAATAATTGTTTTATTCATTTTTTCCTGTAGCGAAAGAAGTTCATCCTGCATCTCTTTACGGATTAAAGGATCCAGAGCACTAAAAGCCTCGTCCATCAATAAAATGTCAGGGTCACTGGCTAAGGCTCGGGCTAAGCCCACTCGCTGCTGCATACCACCGCTAAGTTGATTAGGATAACTTACCTCCCAGCCGCTTAAACCAACCAATTTTAGTGCTTCCCTTGCTTTATTAATTCTTTCATTTTTTTCCATACCTTGAATTTCCAAACCATAAGCAACATTTTCGATAATCGTACGATGAGGAAAAAGAGCAAAACGTTGAAAAACCATTCCAATTTTTTTACGTCTAATTTCCCTTAGCTGCTCATCATTACACGCAGTTACATCTTCTCCATCGATATATACCTTCCCACCGGTAGGCTCAATAAGACGATTTAATAAGCGAAGTAAA comes from Desulfolucanica intricata and encodes:
- a CDS encoding quaternary amine ABC transporter ATP-binding protein; its protein translation is MSKVVVQDVIKIFGDHPEEALKLLKGGVEKKEILERTRQTVGVYNVNFNVEAGETFVLMGLSGSGKSTLLRLLNRLIEPTGGKVYIDGEDVTACNDEQLREIRRKKIGMVFQRFALFPHRTIIENVAYGLEIQGMEKNERINKAREALKLVGLSGWEVSYPNQLSGGMQQRVGLARALASDPDILLMDEAFSALDPLIRKEMQDELLSLQEKMNKTIIFVTHDLDEALKIGDRIALMKDGTIVQIGTPEEILTNPANEYVERFVEDVDMSKVLTAEGVMKRPDATVKIKDGPRSALRLMRENGISSVFVVGKDRKLYGLVMAEDALQAIQEKREDLSSILIKDVPTVAPDTPINDLMPLAAESKYPIAVVNDDNRLVGIIVRGAVLAGLVRRGGDDSAA
- a CDS encoding ABC transporter permease — translated: MLPKIPIGDWVEFLVDFISAYLGPFFDIITDAINFLVGNFLKVLLLAPPMFFIIIFGVLVWLVSKRAVLTVGSALGLLLIYDLQLWESSMETLALVLSATILALIIGIPIGILTARSDIVHKIVMPILDFMQTMPPFVYLVPAVIFFDIGNVPGLIATIIFAMPPAIRLTGLGIRQVPEELIEAAEAFGSTPGQKLFKVQIPLALPTIMAGVNQCILLALSMVVIAAMIGAGGLGSEVLRGIQRLQVGVGFEGGLAIVIIAIILDRITQSLSNKQKI